In one window of Escherichia coli DSM 30083 = JCM 1649 = ATCC 11775 DNA:
- the arsC gene encoding glutaredoxin-dependent arsenate reductase, whose product MSNITIYHNPACGTSRNTLEMIRNSGTEPTIIYYLETPPTRDELVKLIADMGITVRALLRKNVEPYEELGLAEDKFTHDQLIDFMLQHPILINRPIVVTPLGTRLCRPSEVVLEILPDAQKGAFTKEDGEKVVDEAGNRLK is encoded by the coding sequence ATGAGCAACATTACCATTTATCACAACCCGGCCTGCGGTACGTCACGTAATACGCTGGAGATGATCCGCAACAGCGGTACAGAACCGACCATTATCTATTATCTGGAAACACCACCGACGCGCGATGAGCTGGTAAAACTCATTGCCGATATGGGGATTACCGTACGCGCGCTGCTACGTAAAAACGTCGAGCCGTATGAGGAACTGGGCCTTGCAGAAGATAAATTTACTCACGATCAGTTAATCGACTTTATGCTTCAGCACCCGATTCTGATTAATCGCCCGATTGTGGTGACGCCGCTGGGAACTCGCCTGTGCCGCCCTTCAGAAGTCGTGCTGGAAATTCTGCCAGATGCGCAAAAAGGCGCGTTCACCAAGGAAGATGGCGAGAAAGTGGTTGATGAGGCGGGTAATCGCCTGAAATAA
- the dinQ gene encoding damage-inducible type I toxin DinQ produces MIDKAIIVLGALIALLELIRFLLQLLN; encoded by the coding sequence GTGATTGATAAAGCAATCATCGTTCTTGGGGCGTTAATTGCGCTGCTGGAACTGATCCGCTTTCTGCTTCAGCTTCTGAACTGA
- the rsmJ gene encoding 16S rRNA (guanine(1516)-N(2))-methyltransferase RsmJ codes for MKICLIDETGAGDGALSVLAARWGLEHDEDNLMALVLTPEHLELRKRDEPKLGGIFVDFVGGAMAHRRKFGGGRGEAVAKAVGIKGDYLPDVVDATAGLGRDAFVLASVGCRVRMLERNPVVAALLDDGLARGYADAEIGGWLQERLQLIHASSLTALSDITPRPQVVYLDPMFPHKQKSALVKKEMRVFQSLVGPDLDADGLLEPARLLATKRVVVKRPDYAPPLANVATPNAVVTKGHRFDIYAGTPV; via the coding sequence GTGAAAATCTGCTTAATTGATGAAACAGGCGCCGGAGACGGCGCCTTATCTGTTCTGGCGGCCCGCTGGGGGCTGGAGCACGATGAAGACAACCTGATGGCGCTGGTGTTAACGCCGGAGCACCTGGAACTGCGCAAGCGTGATGAGCCGAAGCTGGGCGGCATCTTTGTTGATTTTGTTGGCGGGGCGATGGCGCACCGACGCAAATTCGGCGGTGGTCGCGGAGAGGCGGTGGCGAAAGCGGTGGGCATTAAAGGCGATTATTTGCCGGATGTGGTGGACGCCACCGCAGGATTAGGGCGCGATGCCTTTGTGCTGGCTTCGGTCGGCTGCCGCGTGCGGATGCTGGAGCGTAATCCAGTGGTTGCCGCGCTGCTCGACGATGGCCTGGCGCGTGGTTATGCGGATGCGGAAATCGGCGGCTGGTTACAGGAACGTTTGCAGTTGATTCACGCCTCCAGTCTGACGGCGCTGAGCGATATCACCCCGCGTCCGCAGGTAGTTTATCTTGACCCAATGTTCCCGCATAAGCAGAAAAGCGCGCTGGTGAAAAAAGAGATGCGCGTGTTTCAGTCGCTGGTGGGGCCGGATCTTGATGCCGATGGATTGTTGGAGCCTGCGCGGTTGCTGGCAACCAAACGCGTGGTGGTGAAGCGTCCGGACTATGCGCCGCCGCTGGCGAATGTCGCCACGCCAAACGCGGTAGTCACTAAAGGGCATCGCTTTGATATTTACGCCGGAACGCCGGTGTAA
- the prlC gene encoding oligopeptidase A, which yields MTNPLLTPFELPPFSKILPEHVVPAVTKALNDCRENVERVVAQGAPYTWENLCQPLAEVDDVLGRIFSPVSHLNSVKNSPELREAYEQTLPLLSEYSTWVGQHEGLYKAYRDLRDGDHYATLNTAQKKAVDNALRDFELSGIGLPKEKQQRYGEIATRLSELGNQYSNNVLDATMGWTKLVTDEAELAGMPESALAAAKAQAEAKELEGYLLTLDIPSYLPVMTYCDNQALREEMYRAYSTRASDQGPNAGKWDNSKVMEEILALRHELAQLLGFENYAFKSLATKMAENPQQVLDFLTDLAKRARPQGEKELAQLRAFAKAEFGVDELQPWDIAYYSEKQKQHLYSISDEQLRPYFPENKAVNGLFEVVKRIYGITAKERKDVDVWHPDVRFFELYDENDELRGSFYLDLYARENKRGGAWMDDCVGQMRKADGSLQKPVAYLTCNFNRPVNGKPALFTHDEVITLFHEFGHGLHHMLTRIETAGVSGISGVPWDAVELPSQFMENWCWEPEALAFISGHYETGEPLPKELLDKMLAAKNYQAALFILRQLEFGLFDFRLHAEFRPDQGAKILETLAEIKKLVAVVPSPSWGRFPHAFSHIFAGGYAAGYYSYLWADVLAADAFSRFEEEGIFNRETGQSFLDNILSRGGSEEPMELFKRFRGREPQLDAMLEHYGIKG from the coding sequence ATGACGAATCCGTTACTGACTCCCTTTGAATTGCCTCCGTTTTCTAAAATTCTCCCGGAACATGTCGTTCCAGCCGTGACTAAGGCGCTGAACGACTGCCGCGAAAATGTGGAGCGCGTAGTAGCGCAAGGGGCACCGTACACCTGGGAAAATCTCTGCCAGCCGTTGGCGGAAGTGGACGATGTGCTGGGGCGTATCTTCTCCCCGGTCAGCCATCTGAACTCGGTGAAAAATAGCCCGGAACTGCGTGAAGCGTACGAACAAACCCTGCCGCTGCTGTCAGAATACAGCACCTGGGTAGGGCAACATGAAGGGCTGTATAAGGCATATCGCGACCTGCGCGATGGCGATCATTACGCCACGCTGAACACGGCGCAGAAAAAAGCGGTTGATAACGCACTGCGCGACTTCGAACTCTCTGGCATCGGTCTGCCGAAAGAGAAACAGCAGCGTTACGGCGAAATTGCTACCCGTCTTTCTGAACTGGGCAACCAGTACAGCAACAACGTCCTCGATGCGACGATGGGCTGGACCAAACTCGTTACCGACGAAGCGGAGCTGGCGGGGATGCCAGAAAGCGCGCTGGCTGCGGCAAAAGCCCAGGCTGAAGCGAAAGAGCTGGAAGGTTATTTGCTGACGCTGGATATCCCAAGCTACCTGCCGGTAATGACCTACTGCGACAACCAGGCCCTGCGCGAAGAGATGTATCGCGCTTATAGCACTCGTGCTTCCGATCAAGGTCCGAACGCCGGTAAGTGGGACAACAGCAAGGTGATGGAAGAGATCCTCGCGCTGCGTCACGAACTGGCGCAACTGCTGGGCTTTGAAAACTACGCCTTCAAATCACTTGCCACTAAAATGGCAGAAAACCCGCAGCAGGTGCTGGATTTCTTAACCGATCTGGCAAAACGCGCGCGCCCGCAAGGCGAAAAAGAGCTGGCGCAACTGCGCGCCTTCGCCAAAGCCGAATTTGGCGTCGATGAGTTACAACCGTGGGATATCGCTTACTACAGCGAAAAACAGAAACAGCACCTCTACAGCATCAGCGATGAACAACTGCGTCCGTACTTCCCGGAAAACAAAGCGGTTAACGGCCTGTTTGAAGTGGTGAAACGTATTTACGGCATCACCGCTAAAGAGCGTAAAGATGTTGATGTCTGGCATCCGGATGTACGTTTCTTCGAGCTGTATGACGAGAACGACGAACTGCGCGGCAGCTTCTACCTCGACCTGTATGCCCGTGAAAACAAACGCGGCGGGGCGTGGATGGATGACTGCGTAGGCCAGATGCGTAAAGCCGACGGTTCGCTGCAAAAACCGGTCGCGTATCTGACCTGCAACTTCAACCGCCCGGTAAATGGTAAACCGGCGCTGTTTACCCATGACGAAGTGATCACCCTGTTCCACGAGTTCGGTCACGGCCTGCACCATATGCTGACCCGCATTGAAACCGCTGGTGTTTCCGGGATCAGTGGGGTGCCGTGGGATGCGGTCGAACTGCCGAGCCAGTTTATGGAAAACTGGTGCTGGGAGCCGGAGGCGCTGGCGTTTATCTCCGGTCACTATGAAACCGGCGAGCCGCTGCCGAAGGAGCTGCTGGATAAAATGCTGGCAGCGAAAAATTACCAGGCGGCGCTGTTTATTCTGCGCCAGCTGGAGTTCGGCCTGTTCGATTTCCGCCTCCATGCCGAGTTCCGTCCGGATCAGGGGGCGAAAATCCTCGAAACTCTGGCAGAAATCAAGAAACTGGTTGCCGTGGTACCGTCTCCGTCATGGGGCCGTTTCCCGCATGCTTTCAGCCACATTTTTGCCGGTGGTTATGCGGCAGGTTACTACAGCTACCTGTGGGCCGATGTGCTGGCGGCAGATGCCTTCTCGCGTTTTGAGGAAGAGGGCATTTTCAACCGTGAAACTGGGCAGTCGTTCCTCGACAACATTCTGAGCCGTGGCGGTTCAGAAGAGCCGATGGAGCTGTTCAAACGCTTCCGTGGTCGTGAACCACAGCTGGATGCGATGCTGGAGCATTACGGCATTAAGGGCTGA
- the uspA gene encoding universal stress protein UspA — translation MAYKHILIAVDLSPESKVLVEKAVSMARPYNAKVSLIHVDVNYSDLYTGLIDVNLGDMQKRISEETHHALTELSTNAGYPITETLSGSGDLGQVLVDAIKKYDMDLVVCGHHQDFWSKLMSSARQLINTVHVDMLIVPLRDEEE, via the coding sequence GGAAAGCAAAGTTCTGGTAGAGAAAGCAGTCTCTATGGCTCGCCCCTACAATGCGAAAGTTTCTCTGATCCACGTAGATGTAAACTACTCTGACCTATACACCGGGCTTATCGATGTGAATCTGGGTGATATGCAGAAACGCATCTCTGAAGAGACACATCATGCACTGACCGAGCTTTCAACCAATGCAGGCTACCCAATCACTGAAACCCTGAGCGGCAGCGGCGATCTGGGCCAGGTACTGGTCGATGCAATCAAGAAATACGATATGGATCTGGTGGTTTGTGGTCACCACCAGGACTTCTGGAGCAAACTGATGTCTTCCGCACGTCAGCTGATCAACACCGTTCACGTTGATATGCTGATTGTTCCGCTGCGCGACGAAGAAGAATAA
- the dtpB gene encoding dipeptide/tripeptide permease DtpB, which yields MNTTTPMGMLQQPRPFFMIFFVELWERFGYYGVQGVLAVFFVKQLGFSQEQAFVTFGAFAALVYGLISIGGYVGDHLLGTKRTIVLGALVLAIGYFMTGMSLLKPDLIFIALGTIAVGNGLFKANPASLLSKCYPPKDPRLDGAFTLFYMSINIGSLIALSLAPVIADKFGYSVTYNLCGAGLIIALLVYIACRGMVKDIGSEPDFRPMSFSKLLYVLLGSVVMIFVCAWLMHNVEVANLVLIVLSIVVTIIFFRQAFKLDKTGRNKMFVAFVLMLEAVVFYILYAQMPTSLNFFAINNVHHEILGFSINPVSFQALNPFWVVLASPILAGIYTHLGNKGKDLSMPMKFTLGMFMCSLGFLTAAAAGMWFADAQGLTSPWFIVLVYLFQSLGELFISALGLAMIAALVPQHLMGFILGMWFLTQAAAFLLGGYVATFTAVPDNITDPLETLPVYTNVFGKIGLVTLGVAVVMLLMVPWLKRMIATPESH from the coding sequence ATGAATACAACAACACCCATGGGGATGCTGCAGCAACCTCGCCCATTTTTCATGATCTTTTTTGTCGAGTTATGGGAGCGATTCGGCTACTACGGCGTGCAGGGCGTACTGGCGGTTTTCTTCGTTAAACAGCTTGGGTTCTCGCAAGAACAGGCTTTTGTCACTTTTGGTGCTTTTGCTGCGCTGGTCTATGGCCTCATTTCCATTGGTGGCTATGTTGGCGACCACCTGCTGGGAACCAAACGCACCATTGTTCTCGGAGCACTTGTGCTGGCGATTGGCTACTTCATGACCGGCATGTCGCTACTTAAGCCTGACCTGATTTTCATCGCCCTGGGGACTATCGCTGTCGGTAACGGCCTGTTTAAAGCTAACCCAGCCAGCTTGCTTTCGAAGTGCTACCCGCCGAAAGATCCGCGGCTTGATGGCGCATTCACCCTGTTCTATATGTCGATCAATATCGGCTCGTTGATAGCGTTATCGCTGGCCCCTGTGATCGCTGATAAATTCGGCTATTCAGTCACCTACAACCTGTGCGGTGCAGGGTTAATTATCGCATTACTGGTTTACATCGCCTGTCGTGGAATGGTGAAAGACATTGGTTCTGAACCCGACTTCCGGCCGATGAGCTTCAGTAAACTGTTGTACGTATTACTTGGCAGCGTGGTGATGATCTTCGTCTGCGCCTGGCTGATGCACAACGTAGAAGTCGCCAATCTGGTTCTGATTGTTCTCTCCATCGTCGTCACCATCATCTTCTTTCGTCAGGCATTCAAGCTGGATAAAACCGGGCGCAATAAAATGTTTGTCGCCTTTGTCCTGATGCTCGAAGCGGTGGTGTTTTACATTCTCTACGCCCAGATGCCAACGTCGCTGAACTTCTTTGCCATCAACAACGTGCATCATGAAATTCTCGGCTTTTCCATCAACCCGGTCAGCTTCCAGGCGCTTAACCCGTTCTGGGTGGTACTCGCCAGCCCAATACTGGCAGGCATTTACACGCATCTGGGTAACAAAGGCAAAGATCTCTCGATGCCGATGAAGTTTACTCTCGGCATGTTTATGTGCTCACTGGGCTTTTTGACGGCTGCAGCTGCTGGAATGTGGTTTGCGGATGCCCAGGGGCTGACATCGCCATGGTTTATCGTGCTGGTGTACTTATTCCAGAGCTTAGGTGAACTGTTTATTAGCGCCCTTGGCCTGGCGATGATTGCTGCCCTGGTGCCGCAGCATTTGATGGGCTTTATTCTCGGGATGTGGTTCCTGACGCAGGCTGCCGCGTTCTTGCTGGGCGGCTATGTGGCAACATTTACCGCAGTACCAGACAACATTACCGATCCACTTGAGACGTTGCCCGTCTATACCAACGTGTTTGGTAAGATTGGCCTGGTTACGCTGGGCGTTGCAGTAGTGATGCTATTGATGGTGCCGTGGCTGAAACGCATGATTGCGACGCCGGAAAGCCATTAA
- the rlmJ gene encoding 23S rRNA (adenine(2030)-N(6))-methyltransferase — protein MLSYRHSFHAGNHADVLKHTVQSLIIESLKEKDKPFLYLDTHAGAGRYQLGSEHAERTGEYLEGIARIWQQDDLPAELEAYINVVKHFNRSGQLRYYPGSPLIARQLLREQDSLQLTELHPSDYPLLRSEFQKDSRARVEKADGFQQLKAKLPPVSRRGLILIDPPYEMKTDYQAVVSGIAEGYKRFATGTYALWYPVVLRQQIKRMIHDLEATGIRKILQIELAVLPDSDRRGMTASGMIVINPPWKLEQQMNNVLPWLHSKLVPAGTGHATVSWIVPE, from the coding sequence ATGCTCAGTTATCGCCACAGCTTTCACGCTGGCAACCACGCCGACGTCCTTAAACATACCGTTCAGAGCCTGATCATTGAGTCGCTGAAAGAGAAAGATAAACCGTTTCTCTATCTCGACACCCACGCAGGGGCCGGGCGTTATCAGTTAGGCAGCGAACATGCCGAGCGTACCGGCGAATATCTCGAAGGCATCGCCCGTATCTGGCAGCAGGACGATTTGCCTGCGGAGCTGGAGGCGTACATCAATGTGGTAAAACACTTCAACCGTAGCGGGCAGTTGCGTTATTACCCCGGTTCGCCGTTGATTGCTCGCCAGCTACTGCGTGAACAGGACAGCCTGCAACTGACCGAACTGCACCCGAGCGATTACCCGTTGCTGCGTTCTGAATTTCAGAAAGACAGCCGTGCGCGCGTCGAAAAAGCCGACGGTTTCCAGCAGCTTAAGGCCAAGCTGCCGCCGGTTTCCCGCCGTGGTTTAATCCTTATCGACCCGCCGTATGAAATGAAAACCGACTATCAGGCGGTGGTCAGCGGGATAGCAGAAGGTTACAAACGTTTCGCCACTGGCACTTACGCATTGTGGTATCCAGTGGTGCTGCGCCAGCAAATTAAGCGCATGATCCACGACCTGGAAGCGACCGGCATTCGCAAAATTCTGCAAATTGAACTGGCGGTGCTGCCAGACAGCGATCGCCGTGGCATGACCGCTTCCGGCATGATTGTGATTAACCCGCCGTGGAAGCTGGAACAGCAGATGAATAACGTGCTGCCGTGGCTGCACAGCAAACTGGTTCCGGCAGGCACCGGGCACGCCACCGTAAGCTGGATCGTGCCAGAGTAA
- the gorA gene encoding glutathione-disulfide reductase: MTKHYDYIAIGGGSGGIASINRAAMYGQKCALIEAKELGGTCVNVGCVPKKVMWHAAQIREAIHMYGPDYGFDTTINKFNWETLIASRTAYIDRIHTSYENVLGKNNVDVIKGFARFVDAKTIEVNGETITADHILIATGGRPSHPDIPGVEYGIDSDGFFALPALPERVAVVGAGYIAVELAGVINGLGAKTHLFVRKHAPLRSFDPMLSETLVEVMNAEGPQLHTNAIPKAVVKNADGSLTLELEDGRSETVDCLIWAIGREPANDNINLEAAGVKTNEKGYIVVDKYQNTNVEGIYAVGDNTGAVELTPVAVAAGRRLSERLFNNKPDEHLDYSNIPTVVFSHPPIGTVGLTEPQAREQYGDDQVKVYKSSFTAMYTAVTTHRQPCRMKLVCVGPEEKIVGIHGIGFGMDEMLQGFAVALKMGATKKDFDNTVAIHPTAAEEFVTMR, from the coding sequence ATGACTAAACACTATGATTACATCGCCATCGGCGGCGGCAGCGGCGGTATCGCCTCCATCAACCGCGCGGCTATGTACGGCCAGAAATGCGCACTGATTGAAGCCAAAGAGCTGGGCGGCACCTGCGTAAATGTTGGCTGTGTGCCGAAAAAAGTGATGTGGCACGCGGCGCAAATCCGTGAAGCGATCCATATGTACGGCCCGGATTATGGTTTTGATACCACTATCAATAAATTCAACTGGGAAACGTTGATCGCCAGCCGTACCGCCTATATCGACCGTATTCATACTTCCTATGAGAACGTGCTCGGTAAAAATAACGTTGATGTAATCAAAGGCTTTGCCCGCTTCGTTGATGCCAAAACCATTGAAGTCAACGGCGAAACCATCACGGCCGATCATATTCTGATCGCCACCGGTGGTCGTCCGAGCCACCCGGATATTCCGGGCGTGGAATACGGTATTGATTCTGATGGCTTCTTCGCCCTTCCGGCTTTGCCAGAGCGCGTAGCGGTTGTTGGCGCGGGTTACATCGCCGTTGAACTGGCGGGCGTGATTAACGGCCTCGGTGCGAAGACGCATCTGTTTGTGCGTAAACATGCGCCGCTGCGCAGCTTCGACCCGATGCTCTCTGAAACGCTGGTTGAAGTGATGAACGCCGAAGGCCCGCAGTTGCACACCAACGCCATCCCGAAAGCGGTAGTGAAAAATGCCGATGGTAGCCTGACGCTGGAGCTGGAAGATGGTCGCAGTGAAACGGTGGATTGCCTGATTTGGGCGATTGGTCGCGAGCCTGCCAATGACAACATCAACCTGGAAGCCGCTGGCGTTAAAACCAACGAAAAAGGCTATATCGTCGTCGATAAATATCAAAACACCAACGTTGAAGGTATTTACGCGGTGGGCGATAACACGGGTGCAGTGGAACTGACACCGGTGGCTGTTGCAGCAGGTCGCCGTCTCTCTGAACGCCTGTTTAATAACAAGCCGGATGAGCATCTGGATTACAGCAACATTCCGACCGTGGTCTTCAGCCATCCGCCGATTGGTACTGTTGGTTTAACGGAGCCGCAGGCGCGCGAGCAGTACGGCGACGATCAGGTGAAAGTGTATAAATCCTCTTTCACCGCGATGTATACCGCCGTCACCACTCACCGCCAGCCGTGTCGCATGAAACTGGTATGCGTTGGACCGGAAGAGAAGATTGTCGGTATTCACGGCATTGGTTTTGGTATGGACGAAATGTTGCAGGGCTTCGCGGTGGCGCTGAAGATGGGTGCAACCAAAAAAGACTTCGACAACACGGTTGCCATTCACCCGACAGCGGCAGAAGAGTTCGTGACAATGCGTTAA